From the genome of Turicibacter faecis, one region includes:
- the thpR gene encoding RNA 2',3'-cyclic phosphodiesterase yields MRRLFIGVGFSSELRGYFQDAALMVEKYCETAKYTRRENFHLTLKFLGMMDESTINTLIDVINHIEVNQLTLYFDHIGFFKKKNRYVIYMGLHPNEALTQIAIDLHDALVEKGLTSAEEFIYTPHITLCRQAKLLVPSVDLSRGIEISKETIVNNITLYESTNIDGVLTYRPIYIREV; encoded by the coding sequence ATGAGAAGATTATTTATTGGTGTAGGATTTTCATCGGAATTGAGGGGATATTTTCAAGATGCTGCTCTTATGGTTGAGAAGTATTGTGAGACGGCTAAGTATACGAGAAGAGAAAACTTTCATTTAACACTTAAATTTTTAGGAATGATGGATGAGTCAACGATTAATACCTTGATTGATGTCATTAATCACATTGAAGTTAATCAGCTGACGTTATATTTTGACCATATTGGCTTTTTTAAGAAGAAAAATCGGTATGTGATTTATATGGGATTACATCCAAATGAGGCTTTAACTCAGATTGCAATTGATTTGCACGACGCCTTGGTTGAAAAGGGGTTAACTTCTGCTGAGGAGTTTATCTATACTCCGCATATCACGCTTTGTCGTCAGGCGAAGTTACTCGTTCCATCTGTTGATTTATCACGGGGAATAGAAATTTCTAAAGAAACAATAGTTAATAATATTACATTATATGAAAGTACGAATATTGACGGTGTGTTAACGTATCGGCCGATTTATATTCGGGAGGTGTAA
- a CDS encoding EAL domain-containing protein, translating into MGERVTRESLLKFFVDSCCLLEDYDKIGRILDEELVKGNARLEEVVKDYREYQNVECLIPILIRLSRYYACQKANNLAVMYLIECQCILENLEKNHILKGYIYAELGYIYETKGMFKEAEFYYELAASFGKDHNLLILMSYSLERLIRVLMTLVQYKKLERIDKLDKKYSLQNVPIYLRKQLRWLKLYATQDFEEIVKIYGEEYRSEEGFMQEVIGAYALAQLNRVEEIEWDLQLLDISVSLPLNVYRLMYHLTYHLVHDKDEELERYMNNMMRKLKDKNQHGWLAFVCHLFVQSARIQKNEWMMSKLKVGLSEVNQQIHYEEQRSRPRIQGLYNSYRNYYKGIQLMPNKGKFRVVSWNRLPMLYQYDYTPKTLLGYFKFDACFYNDFKPSLLKSVIDVIQEEFVGEGITFSVEKEGLWFYFEVSCGEVKLKRKINRFVEYCYEKLGQPYFVTFCIPRLTAASFEETSNQVKRHFCQMVLNSNPKLPYQMNYCQGKPIAYNLLDQVHQAIEMADYRGEINIEYAPLYHRESNELFGIECSTVLDENRILSQLPIEDATIGRELLNIEREMYLFEVGCDYLKRHEEEHGVKLSLFIKFSRQALLHKWMPSRVISYLKEHKIDPNQVIISVNEDILFEQNDLIQKAVKRLREYDVNIALDEYGAGALTGSIRNLSIDYLRISSCFIQYLKSSKNYLSMMNSLINVCMSKDVKLCCSEIENESSLHLMSDFGIDVVSGSYYQGKLVV; encoded by the coding sequence ATGGGGGAGAGGGTAACACGGGAATCACTATTAAAGTTTTTTGTTGATTCATGCTGCCTATTGGAGGATTACGATAAAATTGGAAGGATTTTAGATGAGGAATTGGTCAAGGGTAACGCTCGACTTGAAGAGGTGGTAAAAGATTACCGCGAATATCAAAATGTAGAATGTTTAATCCCAATATTAATTAGACTATCGCGTTATTATGCGTGTCAAAAAGCGAATAATTTAGCTGTCATGTACTTAATTGAGTGTCAGTGTATTTTAGAAAATTTAGAAAAGAATCATATTTTAAAAGGATATATCTATGCGGAGTTAGGTTATATTTATGAAACAAAAGGGATGTTTAAAGAGGCGGAATTTTATTATGAGCTTGCGGCTTCTTTCGGAAAGGATCATAACTTGTTAATACTGATGTCTTATTCATTAGAGCGTTTAATTCGCGTTCTTATGACTCTGGTTCAGTATAAAAAGCTAGAGCGTATTGATAAGTTAGATAAAAAATATTCGTTGCAAAATGTCCCAATTTATTTAAGAAAGCAACTCCGATGGTTAAAGCTCTATGCTACTCAAGATTTTGAAGAAATCGTCAAAATTTATGGAGAAGAATATCGCTCTGAAGAAGGTTTTATGCAAGAGGTTATAGGGGCCTATGCATTAGCACAATTGAATCGTGTTGAGGAGATTGAGTGGGATCTTCAATTACTAGATATTAGTGTTTCATTGCCATTGAATGTCTATCGTTTAATGTATCATCTGACCTATCATTTAGTGCACGATAAAGATGAAGAGTTAGAGCGATATATGAATAATATGATGCGTAAGTTAAAAGATAAGAATCAACATGGTTGGTTAGCTTTTGTTTGTCATTTATTTGTTCAGTCGGCTCGTATTCAAAAGAATGAGTGGATGATGAGTAAGTTAAAGGTGGGATTAAGCGAGGTTAACCAGCAGATTCATTATGAGGAACAACGTTCTAGACCTCGAATTCAAGGCTTATATAATAGTTATCGGAATTATTATAAAGGGATTCAGTTGATGCCGAATAAAGGAAAATTCCGTGTGGTGAGTTGGAATCGATTACCGATGTTATATCAGTATGACTATACCCCAAAAACACTACTAGGTTATTTTAAATTTGACGCGTGTTTTTATAATGATTTTAAACCTTCGTTATTAAAGTCAGTGATTGATGTTATTCAAGAGGAGTTTGTGGGAGAAGGAATTACTTTTTCTGTAGAGAAGGAAGGGTTATGGTTTTATTTTGAAGTTTCTTGTGGAGAAGTGAAGCTAAAACGTAAAATAAATCGATTTGTAGAATACTGTTATGAAAAGTTAGGACAACCGTATTTCGTAACTTTTTGTATTCCACGCTTAACGGCAGCATCTTTTGAGGAGACGTCTAATCAGGTTAAGAGGCATTTTTGTCAAATGGTGTTGAACTCGAATCCCAAGTTACCGTATCAGATGAATTATTGCCAGGGGAAACCGATCGCTTATAACTTATTGGATCAAGTGCATCAAGCGATTGAGATGGCTGATTACCGAGGAGAAATTAATATTGAGTATGCGCCTCTTTATCATCGCGAGAGTAATGAGTTGTTTGGAATTGAATGCTCTACGGTGCTAGATGAAAATCGCATTTTATCGCAACTTCCAATTGAGGATGCGACTATTGGGCGCGAGTTATTAAATATTGAACGGGAAATGTACCTATTTGAAGTCGGTTGCGATTATTTGAAAAGGCATGAAGAGGAGCATGGGGTTAAGTTATCTCTATTTATTAAATTTTCGAGACAAGCTTTATTGCATAAATGGATGCCTTCTCGAGTTATTTCTTATTTAAAGGAACATAAAATTGACCCTAATCAGGTCATTATTAGTGTTAATGAGGATATTTTATTTGAACAAAATGACCTTATTCAAAAGGCAGTAAAACGATTGCGTGAATATGATGTGAATATTGCATTGGATGAGTATGGTGCCGGGGCATTAACGGGATCGATTCGTAACTTAAGTATTGATTATTTAAGGATAAGTTCTTGTTTTATTCAATATTTAAAGTCTTCTAAAAATTATTTGAGTATGATGAACTCATTAATTAATGTATGTATGAGCAAGGATGTTAAGTTATGTTGTTCGGAAATTGAGAATGAATCAAGCTTACATTTAATGAGTGATTTTGGAATCGATGTGGTAAGTGGAAGTTATTATCAAGGAAAATTAGTTGTTTAA
- a CDS encoding alpha-amylase family glycosyl hydrolase, giving the protein MATCTDSSLKQSIIYQVYNRNHNESGTFRELIEDLPRIKSLGVDIVYLLPIHPIGKKDKKGTLGCPYSISDYRAVNPEYGTLEDFVALIEAVHEWDMKIMIDVVYNHTSRDSYLLQHHPEWFYKNAEGEFANRVGDWSDITDFDYSQHESLWEELIDCLTYWAKLGVDGYRCDVASFVPVEFWLRARREVSKINPHFIWLAETVDKDFIRTIRSLGFSVHSDCEMYQAFDICYDYDVYEAFKSYLLGKSSLDLYIRRLQDQEVIYPGNYIKLRCLENHDQRRIASLVKTVEQLIMWTTFVYLQKGTTMIYAGQEAACKHTPSLFDVDKVDWSSYNKDGIADLMAKLARLKKDDVMRDGVYTIMSGNISDSVILKYETELKTRVAIFNFGLKDGELSVDIPDGIYENLVGHSSIVVRNGYLRLEGEPILIDVDNFKL; this is encoded by the coding sequence ATGGCTACGTGTACAGATTCATCTTTAAAGCAATCTATTATTTATCAGGTGTATAATCGAAATCATAATGAGAGTGGAACATTTCGTGAGTTAATTGAGGATTTACCACGTATAAAATCTTTAGGTGTGGATATTGTTTATTTATTACCTATTCATCCAATAGGAAAGAAGGATAAGAAGGGAACATTAGGATGTCCTTATTCTATTTCAGACTATCGTGCGGTTAATCCAGAGTACGGAACGTTAGAGGATTTTGTGGCTTTAATTGAGGCTGTACATGAATGGGATATGAAGATCATGATTGATGTGGTGTATAATCATACCTCACGCGACTCTTATTTATTACAGCATCATCCTGAATGGTTTTATAAAAATGCCGAAGGAGAATTTGCTAATCGTGTTGGGGATTGGTCGGATATTACGGACTTTGACTATAGTCAACATGAATCTCTTTGGGAGGAACTTATTGATTGTTTAACCTACTGGGCTAAATTAGGTGTGGATGGTTATCGATGTGATGTCGCGTCATTTGTTCCTGTAGAGTTTTGGTTAAGAGCCCGTCGTGAAGTTTCAAAAATTAATCCTCATTTTATATGGCTAGCAGAAACTGTGGATAAAGATTTTATTAGAACAATTCGTTCACTCGGTTTTTCTGTACATAGTGATTGTGAAATGTATCAGGCCTTTGATATTTGTTATGACTACGATGTTTATGAGGCATTTAAATCTTATTTACTTGGAAAATCGTCTTTAGATTTATATATAAGACGACTTCAAGATCAGGAGGTTATTTACCCGGGGAATTATATTAAATTACGTTGTTTGGAAAATCATGACCAACGTCGGATTGCTTCTTTAGTTAAGACGGTTGAACAGTTAATCATGTGGACAACTTTTGTTTATTTGCAGAAGGGAACAACGATGATTTATGCAGGACAAGAGGCTGCGTGTAAGCATACACCAAGTTTATTTGATGTGGATAAGGTGGATTGGTCATCATATAATAAAGATGGTATTGCCGATTTGATGGCGAAGTTAGCACGCCTCAAGAAAGATGATGTGATGCGAGATGGGGTTTATACGATCATGTCAGGTAATATTTCAGATTCTGTTATTTTGAAGTATGAAACCGAGTTAAAAACTCGAGTGGCTATTTTTAACTTTGGACTTAAAGACGGTGAACTTTCTGTCGATATTCCGGATGGCATTTACGAGAATTTAGTGGGGCATTCATCAATTGTTGTGCGGAATGGATATCTTCGTTTAGAGGGAGAACCAATTTTAATAGATGTGGATAACTTTAAGTTATAA
- the cas1 gene encoding type II CRISPR-associated endonuclease Cas1 codes for MSWRSVLIEDGECLKLKLDNLVVDKNNKQYTLPLADLSVIVVDGQRTSISTRLLTHLSKYNITLVTCDESHHPCGMFNTMVGHVRASKLIHRQIALKEELRDLIWQQLITFKIRNQLAVLVEFERDDLAIERLNQYVQEVKTYDRTNREGHAAKVYFNALFGKDFTRQQDNTINACLNYGYSIIRAHLSRLVVGYGLSPLLGVFHRSEYNAFNLVDDLIEPFRPFVDYMVYKYFKDERYFKSEHRQALIGLMTKRCQYKGGNYTLQVVLEKYVMDFVAVLEHENLERLQEPSLLGFEELV; via the coding sequence ATGAGTTGGCGTAGTGTGTTGATTGAGGATGGAGAGTGTTTAAAGTTAAAACTAGATAATTTGGTCGTGGATAAAAATAATAAGCAGTATACGTTGCCTCTTGCGGATCTTTCGGTGATTGTGGTCGATGGCCAACGGACATCGATATCGACGAGGTTGTTAACGCATTTAAGTAAATATAATATTACGTTAGTGACGTGCGATGAGTCTCATCATCCCTGTGGGATGTTTAATACGATGGTGGGACATGTGCGGGCGAGTAAGCTCATTCACCGTCAAATTGCTTTAAAAGAGGAACTTAGAGATTTGATTTGGCAACAATTGATTACATTTAAAATTCGTAATCAGTTAGCGGTCCTTGTGGAATTTGAACGAGACGATTTAGCGATTGAACGACTGAACCAATATGTTCAAGAGGTAAAAACGTATGATCGAACGAATCGTGAGGGACATGCAGCGAAGGTATATTTTAACGCCCTGTTCGGAAAAGACTTCACTCGTCAACAAGACAATACGATTAATGCATGTTTAAACTATGGGTATTCGATTATTCGTGCCCATCTTTCACGATTGGTGGTAGGGTATGGACTCTCTCCATTGCTTGGGGTTTTTCATCGAAGTGAGTATAATGCTTTTAATTTGGTGGATGATTTAATCGAACCTTTTCGACCGTTTGTTGATTATATGGTGTATAAATATTTTAAAGATGAACGTTATTTTAAAAGCGAGCATCGGCAGGCGCTCATTGGATTGATGACGAAGCGTTGTCAGTATAAGGGTGGAAATTATACGCTACAGGTGGTACTTGAAAAGTATGTGATGGATTTTGTTGCGGTATTAGAGCATGAAAACTTAGAACGATTACAGGAGCCAAGCTTGCTGGGATTTGAGGAATTAGTATGA
- the cas2 gene encoding CRISPR-associated endonuclease Cas2, which translates to MRILCFFDLPTETATEKRAYRQFRKLLISNGFEMLQYSVYVRTCPNREHAKKFYRIINQEAPEHGHIRLLMVTEKQFEDMALIIGVKNHQESVIGTNKVVVI; encoded by the coding sequence ATGAGAATATTATGTTTTTTTGATTTACCAACGGAGACGGCGACTGAAAAGCGAGCGTATCGTCAATTTCGTAAATTATTAATTTCGAATGGATTTGAGATGTTACAATATTCCGTTTATGTGAGGACATGTCCCAATCGCGAACACGCGAAAAAGTTTTATCGGATTATTAATCAAGAAGCACCTGAGCATGGACATATTCGCCTATTAATGGTCACGGAAAAGCAATTTGAGGATATGGCGTTGATAATCGGAGTGAAAAATCACCAAGAATCAGTCATTGGAACGAATAAGGTGGTCGTCATATGA
- the cas9 gene encoding type II CRISPR RNA-guided endonuclease Cas9 (Cas9, originally named Csn1, is the large, multifunctional signature protein of type II CRISPR/Cas systems. It is well known even to general audiences because its RNA-guided endonuclease activity has made it a popular tool for custom editing of eukaryotic genomes.) yields the protein MGLSLGLDLGIGSVGYGLIDTEDGTILEAGVRLFSSVNPENNQTRRGSRQARRLNRRKVHRLTRIAHLLEESGFFRGDVMALTPYHLRVKGLSEKLSREELYAALYNLAKHRGISYLEDVELDEADGSSLSHNVELLKEYYPCQIQMARYETYGQIRGIIETFTKEGEPELLVNIFPTSAYEKEARAILSKQGEFYPEIDTKFVESYIKILTDKRLYYVGPGNEKSRTDYGIYRENGETLDNLFDILIGKCTVYPDERRAAKFSYTAQLFDFLNDMNNLSIAGEKLTEDQKRSIYQQIMSSKTVNMMKIIMKVTGCIKEDIKGFRVDNKDKPEFHTFEAYRKFRNKMKEVNVDITTWSDADFDELAVQLTLSTEYKQIVEQVKKLNLLLSDEAIDAIADFRKKNGTLFSKWHSLSLKAMHEIMDDLWSTHKNQMQLYTELGVFKSNKDLYKGLKYIKKEMLLEEIYNPVVRSSISESIKVINMMLKKYGALDKIVLEMPRDANEKEEKKRLDQAKKDNKTHKDTAIKVAQEEYGFSEEAYRHHQDLNTKLRLWYEQGKCCLYSGKTIKVMDLIMNPNQFDIDHIIPKSISFDDSLNNKVLCYASENRWKGNQTPFRYFKRKQNSQWNYDKYKSQIVKLYNDGKGKLTRAKMDLLLFEEDINKYEVRRQFINRNLVDTRYASRVVLNTLQDFMSVNYPNTTVGVVRGKFTAQLRKHWGIKKDRDESHSHHAIDALTVACVPYLSLWKKQDIFKEEDIRVDDYSVTVNEETGEIIEDSYNQLAYQPPFEKFFTGLRRVSLECRYSYKVDRKFNRQVADATIYSTRQGVVKETKGEKKFVLDPDSKEHYVVAKIKNIYDDADAKRFMDRYKKDKTQFLMYHHDPQTFAILEDAIRQYSKEKNPFAMYREEHGPLQKYAKKGNGPEIRSVKYFDKKLGTHIELKQEHEKNRKVVLQSLNPWRSDIYYNKKENRYMVAGIKYADLSYQKGSGEYGISLQKYQQVLKSENILLSVEELEAILNGESTDSNYEFCFSLYKNNLLQWTDEKDQVHQYRFLSRNLSNSNMIEVKPIEKSKYEKQALGMKTLKKGIHDFYKIEVDVLGYQYFIKREKLKLSFKSSC from the coding sequence ATGGGACTTTCATTAGGATTAGATTTAGGAATAGGTTCGGTTGGATACGGGCTTATTGATACCGAGGATGGAACTATTTTAGAAGCTGGTGTGCGACTTTTTTCTTCTGTTAATCCAGAGAATAATCAAACGCGTCGGGGTTCAAGACAGGCACGACGTCTTAATCGTCGGAAGGTTCATCGATTAACGCGTATTGCGCATTTGTTAGAAGAGAGCGGATTTTTCCGTGGTGATGTTATGGCACTGACGCCGTATCATTTAAGAGTTAAAGGATTAAGTGAGAAGCTAAGTCGTGAGGAGTTGTACGCTGCTTTATATAACTTGGCTAAACATCGTGGAATTTCCTATTTAGAGGATGTTGAGCTAGATGAGGCGGATGGAAGTTCGTTAAGTCATAACGTTGAGTTGTTGAAGGAGTACTATCCATGCCAAATTCAAATGGCTCGATATGAGACGTATGGTCAAATTCGAGGGATTATTGAAACTTTTACTAAGGAGGGTGAACCCGAGTTATTAGTTAATATTTTCCCTACCTCAGCTTATGAAAAGGAAGCGCGAGCGATTCTTTCGAAACAAGGTGAATTTTATCCGGAAATTGATACAAAATTTGTTGAATCGTATATAAAAATTTTAACAGATAAACGCCTTTATTATGTCGGACCTGGAAATGAGAAGTCACGTACCGATTATGGAATTTATCGTGAAAATGGAGAAACACTAGATAACCTATTCGATATTTTAATTGGAAAGTGTACAGTGTATCCTGATGAACGTCGTGCAGCAAAATTTTCTTATACAGCTCAGTTATTTGATTTTCTCAATGACATGAACAACTTGTCTATTGCTGGTGAAAAGTTAACAGAGGATCAAAAACGCAGTATTTATCAGCAAATCATGTCTTCTAAAACGGTTAATATGATGAAGATTATCATGAAGGTGACAGGGTGTATTAAGGAAGATATTAAAGGATTTAGGGTCGATAATAAAGATAAACCAGAATTTCATACTTTTGAAGCTTATCGAAAGTTTAGAAATAAGATGAAAGAGGTCAATGTTGATATTACCACCTGGAGTGATGCTGACTTTGATGAACTCGCTGTCCAGCTAACGTTGAGTACAGAATATAAACAAATTGTTGAGCAAGTGAAGAAGTTAAATCTGTTATTAAGTGATGAGGCTATCGATGCGATTGCCGATTTTAGAAAGAAGAATGGGACGCTATTCTCTAAATGGCATAGTTTATCGTTAAAAGCGATGCATGAAATTATGGATGATCTATGGTCAACTCATAAGAATCAAATGCAGTTATACACTGAGTTGGGTGTGTTTAAATCGAATAAGGATCTCTATAAGGGACTGAAATATATTAAGAAAGAGATGTTGCTCGAAGAGATTTACAATCCAGTTGTTCGGAGTTCGATTAGTGAAAGTATTAAGGTCATCAATATGATGCTAAAAAAATATGGAGCGTTAGATAAAATTGTTCTTGAGATGCCACGAGATGCTAATGAAAAGGAAGAAAAGAAACGGTTAGATCAAGCGAAAAAGGATAATAAGACCCACAAAGATACCGCAATTAAAGTGGCCCAAGAGGAATATGGTTTTAGCGAAGAGGCTTATCGTCATCATCAAGATTTAAATACGAAGCTGCGTTTATGGTATGAGCAAGGAAAGTGTTGCCTCTATAGTGGAAAAACGATTAAAGTGATGGATTTAATTATGAATCCGAACCAGTTTGATATTGACCATATTATTCCTAAGTCTATTTCCTTTGACGATAGCTTAAATAATAAGGTGTTATGTTATGCGAGTGAAAATCGTTGGAAAGGGAATCAAACGCCATTCCGTTATTTTAAACGAAAACAAAATTCGCAGTGGAATTATGACAAGTATAAAAGCCAAATTGTTAAATTGTACAATGATGGAAAAGGGAAGTTGACTCGGGCTAAAATGGATTTATTATTATTCGAGGAGGATATTAATAAGTACGAAGTGCGCCGACAGTTTATTAATCGTAACCTGGTAGATACACGTTATGCTTCACGCGTTGTTTTGAATACGTTACAAGACTTTATGTCCGTTAATTATCCGAATACAACGGTTGGGGTTGTGCGTGGAAAGTTTACGGCTCAATTAAGAAAGCATTGGGGTATTAAAAAAGATCGTGATGAAAGCCATTCGCACCATGCGATTGATGCGCTAACCGTAGCATGCGTTCCATACCTCAGCCTGTGGAAGAAACAAGACATCTTTAAGGAAGAGGATATTCGTGTGGATGATTATTCAGTGACGGTGAATGAGGAGACGGGGGAAATCATTGAAGATAGTTATAATCAGTTAGCGTATCAACCCCCATTTGAAAAGTTCTTTACCGGTTTACGTCGGGTTTCACTCGAATGTCGTTATTCATACAAGGTAGATCGCAAGTTTAATCGTCAGGTGGCGGATGCGACTATTTACTCGACACGCCAAGGGGTAGTGAAGGAAACAAAAGGTGAGAAGAAGTTTGTGCTAGATCCTGATAGTAAAGAGCACTATGTGGTGGCGAAGATTAAGAATATTTATGATGACGCAGATGCGAAACGTTTTATGGATCGTTATAAAAAAGATAAAACACAGTTTTTAATGTACCATCATGATCCACAAACCTTTGCGATTCTAGAAGATGCGATAAGACAATATTCAAAAGAGAAAAATCCATTTGCGATGTATCGTGAAGAGCATGGACCGCTTCAAAAATATGCGAAAAAAGGAAATGGACCAGAAATTAGAAGTGTTAAATATTTCGATAAGAAACTAGGGACTCATATTGAGTTAAAGCAAGAACATGAAAAAAATCGAAAGGTTGTTTTACAATCATTAAATCCATGGCGTAGTGATATTTATTACAACAAGAAAGAAAATCGGTATATGGTCGCGGGGATAAAGTATGCTGATTTATCTTACCAAAAGGGAAGTGGGGAGTATGGGATATCTCTTCAAAAATATCAACAGGTTTTAAAGTCGGAGAACATTCTGTTGAGTGTTGAAGAGTTAGAAGCTATTCTTAACGGGGAATCGACGGATTCTAATTATGAGTTCTGCTTCTCGTTGTATAAAAATAATTTACTTCAATGGACGGATGAAAAAGATCAAGTGCATCAGTATCGTTTCTTGTCACGAAATTTGAGTAATTCGAATATGATTGAGGTTAAACCAATTGAGAAGTCTAAGTATGAGAAACAGGCTTTAGGAATGAAAACCTTAAAAAAAGGAATTCATGATTTTTATAAAATTGAGGTTGATGTACTTGGGTATCAGTATTTTATTAAACGAGAAAAGTTAAAATTATCGTTTAAATCTTCTTGTTAA
- the csn2-St gene encoding CRISPR-associated protein Csn2-St, producing MKNYSFKHPLMERVDHRGENFIQLTGCNRKAQVYLKQVLEFSVLGHRYNELEAESLGNQELIWYCDEKVIKKGEYHYIKIASREDLLYQLSGRKGSLLATFLEQVNDGVMVADYLAQINELLERVAIEYQRRCADYGLDYEFEIKPMTLSLLTQQHLIAYLSHYGVYSSEFMETNYLLEVFLKILNVLLERTATRYLICLEHLSQLISSEEIVRILKNLKQLSEDYDLMIVNIGREPDDLLVEKEDLEAILICGDQECQSFYDWTSILEYIERHYPTLFQWREEELLLTLKRVIPYLLSKEGVRHVHRQRDLVVFILLNEGFCFYQYHSDEIDELSPLEMNFLREKLYKF from the coding sequence ATGAAAAATTACTCGTTTAAACATCCCTTAATGGAAAGAGTGGATCATAGAGGGGAGAATTTTATTCAACTAACCGGGTGTAACCGAAAGGCTCAGGTATACTTAAAGCAGGTGCTAGAATTTTCAGTGCTCGGTCATCGGTATAACGAACTTGAGGCGGAGTCATTGGGGAATCAAGAACTCATTTGGTACTGCGATGAGAAAGTCATTAAAAAGGGTGAGTATCACTATATTAAAATTGCTTCACGTGAAGATTTGTTGTACCAGTTAAGTGGAAGAAAGGGATCCCTACTTGCGACCTTTTTAGAGCAAGTGAATGATGGGGTCATGGTTGCCGATTATCTTGCACAAATAAATGAACTCTTAGAGCGAGTAGCTATTGAGTACCAGAGACGATGTGCAGATTACGGACTTGATTATGAATTTGAAATTAAACCCATGACGCTATCGCTACTTACTCAACAACATTTAATTGCCTATTTAAGTCATTACGGGGTATATAGTTCGGAATTTATGGAAACTAATTATTTATTAGAGGTATTTCTTAAGATTCTAAACGTTCTATTGGAACGAACGGCAACCCGTTATTTAATTTGCTTGGAACATTTATCTCAATTAATTTCTTCTGAGGAGATTGTCCGTATATTAAAGAATCTGAAACAATTAAGTGAAGATTATGACTTAATGATTGTAAATATTGGGCGGGAACCCGACGATCTTTTAGTTGAGAAGGAGGATTTAGAAGCTATTTTGATTTGTGGGGATCAAGAGTGCCAGTCTTTCTATGATTGGACAAGTATTTTGGAGTATATTGAACGACATTATCCTACTTTATTCCAATGGCGTGAAGAGGAGTTACTATTGACCTTAAAACGAGTGATTCCATATCTTTTAAGTAAAGAAGGAGTTCGACATGTTCATCGCCAGCGGGATTTAGTAGTATTTATTTTATTAAATGAGGGATTTTGTTTCTATCAGTATCATTCTGACGAAATTGATGAACTCTCCCCACTCGAAATGAATTTTTTAAGGGAAAAGCTTTATAAATTTTAA
- a CDS encoding CBS domain-containing protein: MAEQEGYLEFIESFNHIHKYLKKYTNSDDNVPFSDLIYKAKGHPMINLYLDELHLFRKLRNIIVHQTDNFEQLVATPSDEAVERIKFIEQRLVDPSTVGVFQAEVIKFDMKDSIQEVLKISGEKEILKLPLYDGNQFSGLVTSRAIAKWLQKHIQNNNIELSGTVGELLDFEKKSQYEFIPTSMTIYEAWRLYQTSPKKLDALLLTENGTVEEEIKAVITYDDLLRYIYTHDQYVFN, translated from the coding sequence GTGGCAGAACAAGAAGGATACTTAGAGTTTATTGAGTCATTTAATCATATCCATAAATATTTAAAAAAGTATACGAACTCGGATGATAATGTCCCATTTAGTGATTTAATCTATAAAGCAAAGGGTCACCCTATGATTAATCTTTACTTAGATGAACTACATCTATTTCGAAAGTTAAGAAATATTATTGTTCATCAAACCGATAATTTTGAACAACTCGTGGCAACACCTAGTGATGAGGCTGTGGAGCGAATCAAATTTATTGAGCAACGACTCGTTGATCCATCCACAGTCGGGGTATTTCAGGCAGAGGTTATTAAATTTGATATGAAGGATTCTATTCAAGAGGTATTAAAGATTTCGGGGGAAAAAGAGATTTTGAAGCTTCCTTTGTATGATGGTAACCAGTTTAGTGGATTAGTGACTTCAAGGGCGATCGCTAAATGGTTACAAAAACATATTCAAAATAATAATATTGAGTTATCTGGGACAGTCGGCGAATTACTTGATTTTGAAAAAAAATCTCAGTATGAGTTTATTCCGACATCTATGACCATTTATGAAGCCTGGCGATTATATCAAACATCGCCTAAAAAATTGGATGCTCTGTTATTAACGGAAAATGGGACGGTAGAGGAAGAGATTAAGGCTGTGATTACATATGATGACTTATTAAGATATATTTATACGCATGATCAATATGTATTTAATTAA